In the Purpureocillium takamizusanense chromosome 5, complete sequence genome, one interval contains:
- a CDS encoding Oryzin (COG:O~SECRETED:SignalP(1-24~SECRETED:cutsite=AAA-TP~SECRETED:prob=0.4578)~EggNog:ENOG503NU05~MEROPS:MER0000344), protein MAILKNLAALLLAAAAAAAPFAAATPATIPSASGKYIVTLRSGITARDVDSHLEWVSDIHARSIGRRRRHNLDLAGFGKKFEIGSFNGYSGQFDAATIEEIRNKDEVAYVEEDQVFSLFGLATQSGATHGLGSISHRNSGSLDYIYDGSAGEGAYAYVVDSGVNTAHVEFEGRASKGHAAAGISSALEDFLGHGTHVAGIIASKSYGVAKKASIIDVQITDDGYTDISLFLDGYQWAVKDIIDKKRQARSVINLSIGGPVSRAVNDAVDSAFRSGILTVVGAGNDNQDAAHTSPASAPNALTVGAVNATWAVWSENSRLGSNYGSVVDIYAPGEDILSTWIGSTTATNSSTGTSMAAPHVAGLAIYLAVLENINTPAALIKRIKDLATKDKITGIKGETPNLLAYNGNH, encoded by the exons ATGGCCATTCTCAAGAACCTCGCagctctgctgctggcggctgctgctgctgctgctccttttgccgccgccactcctGCTACTATCCCGTCTGCCTCTGGCAAGTACATCGTCACCCTCAGGAGCGGAATCACCGCCCGCGATGTTGACTCTCACCTCGAGTGGGTTAGCGACATTCACGCTCGCAgcatcggccgccgccgccgccacaatCTCGACCTCGCTGGTTTCGGCAAGAAGTTCGAGATCGGCAGCTTCAACGGGTACTCGGGCCAGTTTGACGCCGCGACCATTGAGGAGATTCGCAACAAGGATGAG GTCGCCTACGTCGAAGAAGATCAAGTCTTTAGTTTGTTTGGTCTAGCGACCCAGTCTGGCGCCACCCACGGCCTCGGCTCAATCTCGCACCGCAACTCGGGCTCTCTCGACTACATTTACGACGGCagtgccggcgagggcgcaTACGCTTATGTCGTCGATAGCGGAGTCAACACTGCCCATGTCGAGTTTGAGGGCCGTGCCTCAAAGGgccacgctgccgccggtaTAAGCAGCGCGCTCGAAGACTTTCTAGGCCACGGCACCCACGTTGCTGGAATTATTGCCTCTAAGAGCTACGGTGTAGCTAAGAAGGCCTCCATCATCGACGTCCAGATTACCGACGACGGATATACCGATATCTCCCTTTTCCTAGACGGCTACCAGTgggccgtcaaggacatcATCGATAAGAAACGCCAGGCCCGCTCGGTCATCAACTTGTCCATTG GTGGTCCCGTCTCCCGTGCCGTgaacgacgccgtcgacagcgcTTTCCGCTCCGGTATTCTaaccgtcgtcggcgcgggcaaCGACAACCAGGACGCTGCCCacacctcgcccgcctccgcccccaACGCTCTGACCGTCGGCGCTGTCAATGCCACATGGGCTGTATGGTCTGAGAACTCCCGGCTAGGCTCCAACTACGgaagcgtcgtcgacatctACGCGCCCGGCGAGGACATCCTTTCTACCTGGATCGGCTCGACCACGGCCACCAACTCCTCGACCGGCACCTCCATGGCCGCGCCTCACGTTGCTGGTCTCGCCATCTACCTTGCTGTTCTCGAGAACATCAACACGCCAGCCGCCTTGATCAAGCGCATCAAGGATCTTGCCACTAAGGACAAGATCACCGGCATCAAGGGTGAAACCCCTAACCTGCTTGCTTACAACGGAAACCACTAG